The proteins below come from a single Desulfovibrio litoralis DSM 11393 genomic window:
- a CDS encoding DUF1796 family putative cysteine peptidase, which produces MHFINKTLNKFDLALTRRSRIAATEQQLKEINKTKAIMKYFAVDFVVSVGSACRTAFYLREAGLRQCTNPLDWMYRYSLNSVLDLFKTEFNSFFVDVEDITPPKESQDRHIRDKTTGMISLHDFSQANSINDELESFHKNMERRFRRMQKCILLSDKVLFVCNRQDSEESLLSFITSVYEMYKVPCVLLNIRHSTELSGYFVKNINNDITFIEYTFNDIHADGSDPIINKCFWHGNKSLWIPIMNTITISNKLNSFIRDFQ; this is translated from the coding sequence ATGCATTTTATTAATAAAACTTTAAATAAATTTGATCTTGCATTAACTCGGCGTAGTCGTATTGCGGCAACAGAACAACAACTAAAAGAAATAAATAAGACAAAAGCAATAATGAAATATTTTGCAGTGGATTTTGTTGTTAGTGTAGGTAGTGCTTGTAGGACAGCATTTTATTTGCGAGAAGCTGGTTTAAGGCAATGCACTAACCCATTAGATTGGATGTATCGTTATTCATTGAATTCTGTTTTAGATCTCTTTAAAACAGAATTTAATAGTTTTTTTGTTGATGTAGAAGATATTACTCCACCAAAAGAATCTCAAGATAGACATATTCGAGACAAGACTACTGGCATGATTTCTTTACATGACTTTTCTCAAGCAAATAGCATTAATGATGAACTAGAATCGTTTCATAAAAACATGGAACGTAGATTCAGGCGAATGCAAAAGTGTATATTGTTATCAGATAAAGTGTTGTTTGTATGTAATAGACAAGATTCTGAGGAATCATTATTGTCTTTTATAACTTCTGTTTATGAAATGTATAAAGTGCCGTGTGTTCTTTTAAATATTAGGCATTCTACAGAACTCAGTGGTTATTTTGTAAAAAATATAAATAACGATATAACTTTTATAGAATATACATTTAATGACATTCATGCTGATGGTTCAGATCCTATAATTAATAAATGCTTTTGGCATGGCAACAAGTCTTTATGGATTCCAATAATGAATACTATAACTATTTCAAATAAATTAAACTCTTTTATTCGTGATTTTCAATGA
- the efp gene encoding elongation factor P, translating to MYSTTDFKKGLKIEVEKIPYEIIDFQHFKPGKGGAMMRTKLRNILNGRIQEITFRSGEKVERPDLETRKMQYLYREGTDLIFMDLESYEQINIAQEVLASKAGYLKESQEVEILTYQGRPLDLELPVSLILKIVDTEPGVKGDTVNNVTKPATLETGISIQVPIFVNIGDMVKVDTRSNEYLGRESTI from the coding sequence ATGTATTCTACTACTGATTTTAAGAAAGGCTTAAAGATTGAAGTTGAAAAAATTCCGTATGAAATTATAGATTTTCAACATTTTAAACCGGGTAAGGGCGGTGCGATGATGCGTACTAAGTTACGTAATATCCTTAATGGACGCATTCAAGAAATTACTTTTCGTTCCGGTGAAAAAGTTGAACGCCCAGACCTTGAAACTCGTAAAATGCAATATTTATATCGTGAAGGTACAGACCTTATATTTATGGATCTTGAAAGCTATGAACAAATTAATATTGCTCAAGAAGTGCTTGCTTCAAAGGCCGGTTATTTAAAAGAAAGTCAAGAAGTTGAGATCCTTACATATCAAGGTAGACCTCTTGACCTTGAGCTTCCTGTTTCTTTAATCTTAAAAATAGTAGACACAGAACCCGGTGTTAAAGGCGATACTGTCAACAACGTTACCAAACCGGCAACTTTGGAAACAGGAATAAGCATTCAAGTGCCTATTTTTGTTAATATTGGTGATATGGTTAAAGTTGATACTCGCAGTAACGAATATTTAGGTAGAGAGTCAACAATCTAG
- a CDS encoding Bax inhibitor-1/YccA family protein: protein MSQFGRPEGVQRPQSQAIEYVNTVFIRGVFLWMTLGLVFTAAAAYMTLNNRALSELVFGNQIMFWGLIIAQFGLVMAISGAINRLSGATAVALFLLYSGLNGLTLSMIAVIYTGESIAQAFVSAAATFGVMSVYGYVTKKDLTSIGSMAFMALIGIIIASLINVFFFSNAIASLVINILGVLIFVALTAYDVQKIRQMGEALNHNDANAVQKGMILGALTLYLDFINLFLFLLRIFGDRRS from the coding sequence ATGTCTCAGTTTGGAAGACCCGAAGGCGTTCAACGCCCTCAATCTCAAGCGATAGAATATGTTAACACTGTTTTTATACGTGGTGTTTTTTTGTGGATGACCCTTGGGCTTGTGTTTACGGCTGCTGCGGCCTATATGACGCTCAATAATCGAGCTTTGTCTGAACTTGTTTTTGGCAATCAGATTATGTTTTGGGGTTTAATTATTGCTCAATTTGGTCTTGTAATGGCGATTTCCGGTGCTATTAACCGATTGTCCGGTGCAACCGCTGTTGCCCTGTTTTTACTTTATAGCGGTTTAAACGGTCTGACCTTGTCTATGATAGCGGTTATTTATACGGGTGAATCTATCGCACAAGCTTTTGTGAGTGCGGCGGCAACCTTTGGTGTTATGAGCGTTTATGGTTATGTAACCAAAAAAGATTTGACTTCTATTGGAAGCATGGCGTTTATGGCCTTAATCGGGATAATTATTGCTTCGCTTATCAATGTGTTCTTTTTTTCAAACGCAATAGCCTCTTTGGTTATTAATATTCTTGGTGTTTTAATCTTTGTGGCTTTAACCGCCTATGATGTTCAAAAGATTCGCCAAATGGGTGAAGCTTTGAATCATAATGATGCTAATGCCGTTCAAAAAGGTATGATTTTGGGGGCTTTAACATTATACCTTGATTTCATTAACTTGTTTTTATTTTTATTGCGTATTTTTGGCGATAGACGCAGTTAA
- the rho gene encoding transcription termination factor Rho — MNLTELKNKSTQELIHLASELARDAEREQVVNYSKQDLILFITRRNFELNISMYSEGYLEILPDGFGFLRSSLATYQPSHDDIYISPSQIRLFSLRKGEYIVGEIRPPREGERYFALLKISSIAERQPEEAKTLTPFESLTAIYPTEQLKLSNNSKGSTVNHLLENILPLGFGQRCIIHGENASVNSILFQQLAIAVAACQPDTTVFLIMIDQSPEDINELKQKVKEIKNIEFISSCFDEIPQKHISVVEMLTEKAKRKAERKENIIIMLDSITKLTKAYNAFSSVGTKTLSGGIEALAIQKAKKIFGSARNLEQGGSITILATACSNTEHISEQVIFEELEPMANAYIYLNAELAEQGVSPAIDFSYSFTKKEELIIGDKRHEKNQELRLNLKKLSHIEGLKYLLKNIGD; from the coding sequence ATGAATCTTACAGAATTAAAAAATAAATCAACCCAAGAGTTAATTCACTTAGCCTCAGAACTTGCCCGTGATGCTGAACGAGAACAGGTTGTAAATTATTCCAAACAAGATCTTATCTTGTTTATTACCAGACGCAACTTTGAACTCAATATCAGCATGTATAGCGAGGGATATTTAGAAATATTACCTGATGGCTTTGGATTTTTGCGTTCTTCTTTAGCCACATATCAACCAAGCCACGACGATATATATATTTCTCCGTCTCAAATTCGCTTATTTTCTCTGCGTAAAGGGGAATATATTGTTGGGGAAATTCGCCCTCCGAGAGAGGGAGAACGCTATTTTGCCCTTTTAAAAATTTCAAGTATCGCCGAAAGACAACCCGAAGAAGCAAAAACGCTAACTCCCTTTGAATCATTAACTGCTATTTATCCAACCGAGCAACTCAAACTTTCAAATAACTCAAAAGGTAGCACGGTAAACCACCTATTGGAAAACATCTTACCCTTGGGTTTTGGACAACGCTGTATCATTCATGGTGAAAATGCAAGTGTTAACTCAATACTATTTCAACAATTAGCTATTGCAGTTGCAGCCTGCCAGCCTGATACCACCGTGTTTTTAATAATGATAGATCAAAGCCCCGAAGACATTAATGAACTCAAACAAAAAGTGAAAGAAATTAAAAATATTGAGTTTATATCTTCATGTTTTGACGAAATTCCGCAAAAACATATCTCCGTTGTTGAAATGCTTACGGAAAAAGCCAAAAGAAAAGCCGAGAGAAAAGAAAACATTATTATCATGTTAGATTCAATCACAAAACTAACAAAAGCCTATAATGCGTTTTCCTCAGTTGGAACAAAAACTTTAAGTGGCGGAATAGAAGCTCTCGCCATACAAAAAGCCAAAAAAATATTTGGCAGTGCCAGAAACTTAGAACAAGGCGGAAGCATTACAATACTCGCAACAGCCTGTTCAAACACTGAACACATAAGCGAACAAGTGATCTTTGAAGAGTTAGAGCCAATGGCAAACGCATATATTTACTTAAACGCAGAACTCGCCGAACAAGGTGTTTCACCGGCAATTGATTTTAGTTACAGCTTTACCAAAAAAGAAGAACTCATCATCGGCGATAAAAGACACGAAAAAAATCAAGAGTTACGCCTTAACTTAAAAAAATTATCTCACATCGAAGGCTTAAAATATCTCTTAAAGAATATAGGAGATTAG
- a CDS encoding response regulator codes for MENIDSKPTLLLVDDTPDNITLLCSLLGGQYRNKVATNGQKALKIAFAEPHPDLILLDIMMPEMDGYEVCRQLKANPATKDIPVIFLTAKNQEDDETKGFELGAVDYITKPISPPILLARVHTQLTLKDARSFLERQNEILEKQVDQRTQQLASLQDVIIIAMASLAETRDNETGFHIRRTQNYVREMAAHLQEHPRFSAYLDKKTVELLKKSAPLHDIGKVGVPDRILLKPGKLTEEEFEIMKKHTIYGHNTILEAENNLGSPESFLSIAREIAYSHHEKWDGSGYPQGLKGDEIPISARLMAIADVYDALMSKRVYKEAMSHEQAKEIIVNGKGTHFDPDVVDAFIAIQDKFSLIAVEFADEVQ; via the coding sequence GTGGAAAATATTGATTCTAAACCGACTTTGTTGTTGGTTGATGATACGCCAGACAATATTACTCTCTTGTGTTCTCTTTTAGGTGGACAATACAGAAATAAGGTTGCTACCAACGGACAAAAAGCCTTGAAAATTGCTTTTGCCGAACCTCATCCTGATTTGATTTTGCTTGATATTATGATGCCAGAGATGGACGGTTATGAAGTTTGTCGTCAACTAAAAGCTAATCCGGCTACAAAAGATATTCCTGTTATCTTTTTGACTGCTAAAAATCAAGAAGATGACGAAACTAAAGGGTTTGAGCTTGGGGCTGTTGATTATATTACAAAGCCTATCAGCCCGCCTATACTGCTTGCCAGAGTTCATACTCAATTGACTTTAAAAGATGCTCGCAGCTTTTTAGAAAGACAAAATGAAATTTTAGAAAAGCAAGTTGACCAAAGAACTCAACAACTTGCTTCTTTGCAAGATGTTATTATTATCGCAATGGCGTCATTAGCCGAAACCAGAGATAATGAGACAGGTTTTCATATTCGCAGAACTCAAAACTATGTGCGAGAAATGGCGGCTCATCTTCAAGAACATCCGCGTTTTTCGGCTTATCTTGATAAAAAGACCGTAGAGCTACTCAAAAAATCTGCACCTCTTCACGATATTGGTAAGGTCGGAGTCCCTGATAGAATTTTATTAAAGCCCGGAAAACTCACTGAAGAAGAGTTTGAGATTATGAAAAAACATACGATTTATGGGCATAATACAATCCTTGAGGCTGAAAATAACCTTGGTTCTCCGGAAAGCTTTTTAAGTATTGCCAGAGAAATAGCTTATTCACACCACGAAAAGTGGGACGGTTCCGGTTACCCGCAAGGCTTAAAAGGAGACGAAATTCCTATTTCCGCTCGCTTAATGGCAATTGCCGATGTGTATGATGCTTTAATGTCAAAACGTGTTTATAAAGAAGCAATGAGTCATGAACAGGCGAAAGAAATTATCGTAAATGGCAAAGGAACTCACTTTGACCCTGATGTTGTTGATGCTTTTATTGCGATACAAGATAAGTTTTCTCTTATTGCCGTAGAGTTTGCAGACGAGGTTCAATAG
- a CDS encoding D-2-hydroxyacid dehydrogenase has translation MNIVVLDINPLKPEAFEALQACGQVSLYPKTTPEQVLERAKDAEILLTNKTKLNADMINALPNLKYIGMISTGFDVVDINAAKARGIPVCNVPDYSSESVAQHVFSLIFALYRRVEYHNQSVQVGCWERSEAPFYWHTPQRALNGQTIGIVGFGHIGKKIAKAANGFEMNILAYSPRQKTPTNYENFAYAELDELFAKSDIVALSCPLNDSNRGFVNASLINKMKASAIIINTSRGPLINEQDLALALRTGKIWGAGLDVLSVEPPSIDNPLVGATNCILTPHLAWATDIALNKLLKTVAENIKAWQANKTQNQVN, from the coding sequence ATGAATATCGTTGTCTTAGATATAAATCCGCTTAAACCCGAAGCTTTTGAAGCACTACAAGCTTGTGGTCAAGTTTCTTTATATCCGAAAACTACGCCCGAACAAGTTTTGGAAAGGGCAAAAGATGCGGAAATTTTGTTGACTAATAAAACAAAGTTAAACGCAGACATGATTAACGCCTTACCAAACTTAAAATATATCGGTATGATTTCCACTGGCTTTGATGTTGTAGATATTAATGCGGCAAAAGCAAGAGGTATTCCTGTTTGTAATGTTCCTGATTATTCAAGTGAATCAGTAGCACAACATGTTTTTTCTTTGATTTTTGCTTTATATCGCCGAGTTGAATATCATAATCAAAGCGTTCAGGTTGGGTGTTGGGAACGCTCTGAAGCCCCGTTTTATTGGCATACTCCTCAAAGGGCTTTAAATGGACAAACAATCGGAATAGTGGGGTTTGGACATATTGGTAAAAAAATTGCCAAAGCCGCCAATGGTTTTGAAATGAACATTCTGGCTTATTCACCTCGCCAAAAAACTCCTACCAATTATGAAAATTTTGCTTATGCAGAACTTGACGAATTGTTTGCAAAATCAGACATAGTCGCCTTGAGTTGTCCTTTAAACGACAGTAATAGAGGGTTTGTTAACGCAAGTTTAATTAATAAAATGAAGGCGAGTGCTATTATTATTAATACTTCTCGTGGCCCTTTAATTAATGAACAAGATTTGGCTTTAGCTTTACGCACTGGTAAAATATGGGGGGCCGGTTTAGATGTTTTAAGCGTTGAACCGCCTTCAATAGATAATCCTTTAGTTGGTGCAACTAATTGTATTTTAACGCCTCATCTTGCTTGGGCGACTGATATTGCCTTAAACAAGCTTTTAAAGACTGTTGCTGAAAATATTAAGGCTTGGCAGGCAAATAAAACCCAAAACCAAGTTAATTAG
- a CDS encoding META domain-containing protein has translation MMKKYLSLLSVMLVSVFLVSCASTQNQGYVLDKQKLSKRSFALVSVNGKEIKIEKAPTLEFDENLGIFGGICNRFFGQAELKDSVLTAKQLMSTNMFCAESGLMDLESKFFQMLASGAKITMQKDRLTLIQGDNTLVYAFKGFIK, from the coding sequence ATGATGAAAAAGTATCTTTCTTTGCTAAGTGTGATGTTAGTGTCTGTTTTTCTTGTCTCTTGTGCTTCTACTCAAAACCAGGGATATGTATTGGATAAACAAAAACTCTCAAAACGTAGCTTTGCCTTGGTTAGTGTCAATGGTAAAGAAATAAAAATAGAAAAAGCTCCGACTCTTGAGTTTGATGAAAATCTTGGAATTTTTGGTGGTATTTGCAATCGTTTTTTCGGTCAGGCCGAGCTAAAGGATAGTGTTTTAACAGCGAAACAGTTAATGTCGACCAATATGTTTTGTGCAGAATCCGGATTAATGGATTTAGAGTCTAAATTTTTTCAAATGCTTGCATCAGGTGCAAAAATTACCATGCAAAAAGATAGACTTACTTTAATTCAAGGCGACAACACTCTTGTTTACGCTTTTAAAGGTTTTATAAAATAA
- the rpiB gene encoding ribose 5-phosphate isomerase B — protein sequence MSRVFTVFIASDHAGFELKKILSEYLIENGHTVVGFGANDGTSCDYPPIAQELCSELLKHQNTDQNCFGVLICGTGIGMSITANRIKGIRAALCTHEFHAKASREHNDANVICLGERISGVGLALSMLETFMNTSFADGRHKRRIDLID from the coding sequence ATGAGTAGGGTTTTTACTGTTTTTATTGCTTCTGATCATGCCGGTTTTGAGTTGAAAAAAATATTGTCTGAATATTTGATCGAAAACGGACATACTGTTGTCGGCTTTGGTGCAAACGACGGAACAAGTTGTGATTATCCGCCTATTGCCCAAGAACTTTGCTCTGAACTTTTAAAACATCAAAACACAGATCAAAACTGTTTTGGTGTTTTAATTTGTGGAACGGGAATAGGTATGAGCATTACCGCAAACCGCATAAAAGGCATAAGAGCCGCTCTTTGCACGCATGAGTTTCACGCTAAAGCAAGCAGGGAACATAATGATGCTAACGTGATTTGTCTTGGTGAACGTATAAGCGGGGTAGGGCTTGCCTTATCAATGCTTGAAACGTTTATGAATACAAGCTTTGCAGACGGCAGGCATAAAAGACGTATTGATTTAATTGATTAA
- a CDS encoding type II 3-dehydroquinate dehydratase, producing the protein MIMYKILILNGPNLGALGVREPEIYGKQGLDQVPALIQRVMCCDFAKIQLEFFQSNSEGALIDRLEQAKKDKVDGVAFNAGAYTHTSLALADCLAWIKIPCVEVHISNVFARKEEIRRQSYMATQVIGIISGFGINSYALAVRALFDYLENKPK; encoded by the coding sequence ATTATTATGTATAAAATATTGATTTTAAACGGGCCGAATCTTGGAGCTTTGGGCGTGAGAGAGCCTGAGATTTATGGGAAACAAGGGCTTGATCAAGTTCCTGCTTTGATACAAAGAGTAATGTGCTGTGATTTTGCTAAAATACAGCTTGAATTTTTTCAGTCAAACAGCGAAGGTGCTTTGATTGACCGTTTAGAACAGGCAAAGAAAGATAAAGTTGACGGTGTTGCTTTTAACGCCGGGGCTTATACACATACGAGCCTTGCTTTAGCCGATTGTTTGGCTTGGATAAAAATTCCTTGCGTGGAAGTTCATATCAGTAATGTTTTTGCACGCAAAGAGGAAATTCGCAGGCAAAGTTATATGGCAACTCAAGTTATTGGCATTATTTCAGGTTTTGGAATTAATAGTTATGCTCTGGCCGTTAGGGCTTTGTTTGACTATTTAGAAAACAAACCTAAATAA
- a CDS encoding NCS2 family permease: MSAQSSFLDKFFSISKKGSTVKTEILAGVTTFMAVSYIIFVNPNIMHDAGMPKEAAIAATIYATIFASLLMGLWANFPIAVAPGMGLNAFFAYYVCGKLGLPWQVALGAVFLSGVIFILLTVTNIRKIIIESVPRSLKSAIVVGIGLFISFIGLQNAGIVVSNPNTFVSLGHMSDIKPILTCIGLLVTAILISVQFKGAILCGILTTTILGMAFGDVAVPQSLDQILSFNLPSLAPVFLQLDIMGALNYGIFSILFTMTIVELFDNVGTLIGVSSKANMIDKDGHIENLDRALISDATGTIASSLIGTSTVTSYVESAAGVAEGGRTGLVAIVVAILFAFSLIFAPLIGVVPAFATAPALIIIGAYMLMEITHIKFDDFTETFPAFMTIIMMPLTYSIASGFGFGFISYTLLKACSGRIKEVSLIMWLISLAFAVNFYLR; the protein is encoded by the coding sequence ATGAGTGCTCAAAGTAGTTTTTTAGACAAGTTTTTTTCTATTTCAAAAAAAGGCAGTACGGTTAAAACAGAAATTTTAGCCGGGGTTACTACTTTTATGGCGGTTTCTTATATTATTTTTGTAAACCCCAATATTATGCATGATGCGGGAATGCCAAAAGAAGCCGCAATTGCCGCCACTATTTATGCCACAATTTTTGCCTCTCTTTTAATGGGGTTGTGGGCTAATTTCCCTATTGCCGTTGCTCCGGGAATGGGGCTAAATGCGTTTTTTGCTTATTATGTTTGCGGAAAACTCGGCTTACCTTGGCAGGTAGCTCTTGGGGCGGTTTTTCTTTCGGGAGTAATTTTTATCTTATTGACGGTTACAAATATTCGAAAAATTATTATTGAATCGGTTCCTCGCAGTTTGAAAAGTGCGATTGTGGTTGGAATTGGTCTTTTTATTTCTTTTATCGGCTTACAAAATGCCGGAATTGTAGTCAGTAACCCAAATACTTTTGTAAGTTTAGGTCATATGTCTGACATTAAACCTATCTTAACTTGTATTGGCTTGTTGGTAACGGCTATTTTAATCAGTGTGCAATTTAAGGGTGCGATTTTGTGCGGAATTTTAACAACAACTATCTTAGGTATGGCCTTTGGTGATGTTGCTGTTCCGCAAAGTTTAGACCAAATATTGAGTTTTAATTTGCCGAGTTTAGCCCCGGTTTTTTTACAGCTTGATATAATGGGTGCTTTAAATTATGGAATTTTTTCAATACTTTTTACTATGACTATTGTTGAGCTTTTTGACAATGTGGGTACTTTGATTGGCGTTAGCAGTAAAGCTAATATGATAGATAAAGACGGGCATATTGAAAACCTTGATAGAGCCTTAATTTCTGATGCAACAGGCACTATCGCCAGCAGTTTAATCGGAACTTCGACTGTAACCTCTTATGTTGAGAGTGCTGCCGGTGTTGCGGAAGGTGGAAGAACAGGGCTTGTCGCCATTGTTGTTGCGATCTTGTTTGCGTTTTCATTGATTTTTGCACCGCTGATTGGAGTTGTTCCGGCTTTTGCTACTGCTCCCGCTTTAATTATTATCGGGGCTTATATGTTAATGGAAATAACACATATTAAGTTTGATGATTTTACTGAAACTTTTCCTGCTTTTATGACTATTATTATGATGCCTCTAACTTACAGTATTGCCAGTGGTTTTGGCTTTGGGTTTATCAGTTATACGCTTTTAAAGGCTTGTTCGGGAAGAATAAAAGAGGTAAGTTTGATAATGTGGCTTATTAGTTTGGCGTTTGCCGTTAACTTTTATTTGCGTTAA
- the pgl gene encoding 6-phosphogluconolactonase, which produces MIRKTQLALYVAEDTEKMAEQAAELIEAKSVEAIKERGIFNIALSGGSTPLPLFRLLSSSAWRKRINWDKTAIYWVDERCYGPDHEQSNYRRAKAELLSNISSIKIYRMRGEEDPVKAALDYENMLKEHFNCTGDEIPRFDCVILGVGEDGHVASLYPNMPGLKIKNRLIVDQYVPSLHKARLTMTLELLNNSRCCIFLASGKKKYHVLETALNLMKEPVLPAQMVRPYNGSLCWIIDEAAYRGEKSE; this is translated from the coding sequence ATGATTCGTAAAACTCAATTAGCGTTATATGTTGCGGAAGATACCGAGAAAATGGCAGAGCAGGCGGCTGAACTTATAGAAGCCAAAAGTGTTGAAGCGATTAAAGAAAGGGGTATTTTTAATATAGCCTTATCTGGTGGAAGCACTCCCTTACCTCTTTTTCGTCTTTTAAGCTCTTCGGCTTGGCGTAAGCGTATTAATTGGGATAAAACGGCTATCTATTGGGTTGATGAACGCTGTTACGGTCCTGATCATGAACAGAGTAATTATAGACGGGCTAAAGCTGAGTTGTTGAGTAATATCAGCTCGATAAAAATATATCGTATGCGCGGAGAAGAAGACCCAGTAAAAGCAGCGTTAGATTATGAAAACATGCTTAAAGAACATTTTAATTGTACGGGCGATGAAATTCCACGTTTTGATTGTGTTATCCTCGGAGTAGGGGAAGACGGGCATGTTGCCTCTTTATATCCCAATATGCCGGGGTTGAAAATTAAAAACAGACTGATTGTTGACCAATATGTTCCCTCGCTACATAAAGCCCGTTTGACAATGACGCTTGAGCTTTTAAACAATTCACGTTGTTGTATCTTTTTAGCATCAGGCAAGAAAAAATATCATGTATTGGAAACAGCCTTAAACTTAATGAAAGAACCTGTTTTGCCGGCTCAAATGGTGCGTCCTTATAACGGAAGTTTGTGTTGGATTATTGACGAGGCTGCCTATCGCGGTGAAAAAAGCGAATAA
- a CDS encoding manganese efflux pump MntP family protein: MSIIEIITIAIALALDAFAVAIATGIQLKCVNANQTIRMSLFFGGFQAVMPIIGWFVGVRIHHLIESFDHWIAFSLLTFVGVKMIYEALKKDDETECTLDNTCGSRLVMLSIATSIDALAVGLSLAVIGVDIWFPSFIIGVVCLLFTALGLHLGKIIGNFESIGKKAEVVGGLVLIGIGIKIFIE, from the coding sequence ATGTCTATAATAGAAATAATTACAATTGCGATCGCCTTAGCGTTAGATGCCTTTGCTGTTGCAATCGCCACAGGGATTCAGTTGAAATGTGTTAACGCAAATCAAACTATCAGAATGTCTTTGTTTTTTGGCGGATTTCAAGCGGTTATGCCAATTATTGGTTGGTTTGTCGGGGTACGCATTCACCATTTAATAGAAAGTTTTGATCATTGGATTGCCTTTAGTTTATTGACTTTTGTTGGTGTTAAAATGATTTATGAAGCTTTGAAAAAAGATGATGAAACGGAATGTACCCTTGACAATACTTGTGGCTCTCGTTTGGTTATGCTTTCTATTGCGACCAGTATAGACGCTTTGGCGGTGGGTTTATCTTTAGCTGTTATTGGTGTTGATATTTGGTTTCCGTCTTTTATAATCGGGGTTGTTTGTTTGTTGTTTACCGCTCTTGGTTTACACTTAGGTAAGATTATAGGAAATTTTGAATCTATAGGTAAAAAAGCTGAAGTTGTTGGCGGGCTTGTTTTAATTGGTATTGGAATAAAAATTTTTATAGAGTAA